Proteins encoded by one window of Lycium barbarum isolate Lr01 chromosome 11, ASM1917538v2, whole genome shotgun sequence:
- the LOC132619701 gene encoding transcription factor CAULIFLOWER-like: MASIKYPKKEIERSHRTSFSLYQQLWTVSYITDDDIGYWQLVTLVFISETKGLLGVSDYLVVLDDLSCKEMGRRKIGMELIKNERSRNLTYQKRKKGLEKKADELSTLCQVKLCMIIYAPKHSDKQQEETVTIWPEKDTVRSLIESYRGRSDDDRRLRTHDLSFYFKDLARKVEIESAKLRKSNHEAKYPTWDQLYDNLSTDQLKQLTALLGAKIEVTKQRLEFLKGTQTISLEDMHAMSFLGKQATHQPNTPCAMGMMRDQNMLLSNNIVDHHQYPHPQPVCYFVPVVTPTNYYQHQYQLLPNAAATATASYQMHASQREEYYEMADHFHLPNTTMK, from the exons ATGGCAAGCATAAAATACCCAAAAAAGGAGATAGAAAGAAGTCATCGTACAAG ttttagtttGTACCAACAACTTTGGACTGTGTCGTACATTACTGATGATGATATAGGTTATTGGCA GCTTGTCACATTGGTGTTTATTTCAGAAACGAAGGGTTTGCTTGGTGTCTCTGACTATCTTGTGGTGTTGGATGATTTAAGTTGCAAAGAG ATGGGTCGAAGGAAAATTGGCATGGAACTGATTAAAAACGAAAGATCTCGAAATTTAACGTATCAAAAGAGGAAAAAAGGTTTGGAGAAAAAGGCCGATGAATTAtcaactttgtgtcaagtcaaactttGCATGATTATATACGCTCCAAAACACAGCGACAAGCAGCAAGAGGAAACTGTGACAATCTGGCCGGAAAAAGATACTGTCCGGAGCTTAATCGAGTCGTATAGAGGGCGATCGGACGATGATCGGAGGTTAAGAACACATGATTTATCGTTTTACTTCAAGGACTTAGCAAGAAAGGTTGAGATCGAGTCTGCAAAATTACGTAAAAGTAACCATGAGGCTAAGTATCCAACGTGGGATCAACTCTATGATAATTTGTCTACTGACCAACTGAAACAACTTACTGCCTTATTGGGTGCAAAAATTGAAGTTACAAAGCAAAG GTTGGAATTCTTGAAGGGAACACAGACTATATCCTTAGAGGACATGCATGCAATGAGTTTTCTTGGAAAGCAAGCAACTCATCAGCCAAATACTCCATGC GCAATGGGGATGATGAGAGATCAGAATATGTTGTTAAGCAATAATATTGTTGATCATCATCAATATCCTCATCCTCAACCAGTGTGCTATTTTGTACCAGTGGTGACACCTACTAATTACTATCAGCATCAGTATCAACTGCTGCCAAATGCTGCTGCTACTGCTACTGCTTCTTATCAAATGCATGCTTCTCAGAGGGAAGAATATTATGAAATGGCTGATCACTTTCACCTACCAAATACTACTATGAAATAG